Proteins encoded within one genomic window of Bacillus sp. F19:
- the polX gene encoding DNA polymerase/3'-5' exonuclease PolX, protein MCVHKKDVIKLLEYIAVHMELKGENPFKIAAFRKAANALETDERSLSSIEDFTKIAGIGKGTAAVITGFIQTGKSETLEQLQSEVPQGLIPLLKLPGLGGKKIAKLYKELGVTDVESLKKACLEEKVQSLAGFGKKTEEKILAAIAEIGTRPERLPLSFALPIAEEIETYLESCEEVQKYSRAGSLRRMRETVKDLDFIIATEHPQYVRDQLIKIPNLSEIIANGDTKVSVQLQYEYEIGVDFRLVTLDEFATTLHHFTGSKDHNVKMRQLAKERGEKISEYGVENSETGEITTFSTEEEFYAHFDLPFFPPEIREDGTEVEKYLKETKLISADDIKGDLHMHSTWSDGAFTISEMAEACRMRGYEYMAITDHSQYLKVANGLTPERLKAQRDEIDKLNEQYEDFKIFAGVEMDILPDGTLDYDDEVLEGMDFVIASIHSSFSQSQEIIMQRLKTALESHHVDMIAHPTGRLIGKRNGYEPDVEMLIQLAKETNTVLELNANPNRLDLSAEHIKKAHESGVKLAINTDAHNIDMLEDMKTGVSTAIKGWVKAENVINTWDLNQLQSFFNRHNK, encoded by the coding sequence ATGTGCGTACATAAAAAAGATGTGATTAAATTACTTGAATATATAGCTGTACACATGGAACTAAAAGGAGAAAATCCATTTAAGATTGCTGCTTTCCGCAAAGCTGCCAATGCACTCGAAACAGATGAGCGGAGCTTGTCTTCAATTGAGGATTTTACAAAAATCGCAGGAATCGGAAAAGGAACAGCTGCGGTTATCACTGGGTTTATTCAAACAGGCAAATCTGAAACTCTTGAGCAGCTTCAGTCAGAAGTTCCGCAAGGGCTGATTCCATTGTTGAAACTCCCAGGACTTGGCGGCAAAAAAATTGCAAAGCTCTATAAAGAGCTTGGGGTAACGGACGTTGAATCTCTAAAAAAAGCTTGTCTTGAAGAAAAGGTTCAGAGTCTTGCCGGATTCGGGAAAAAAACAGAAGAAAAAATTCTTGCTGCGATTGCTGAAATTGGAACGCGTCCTGAAAGGCTGCCGTTATCATTTGCTCTGCCGATTGCAGAGGAAATTGAGACGTATTTGGAATCGTGTGAAGAGGTTCAAAAGTACAGCAGGGCAGGCAGTCTCAGACGAATGAGAGAGACCGTCAAAGATTTGGATTTTATTATCGCAACGGAACACCCCCAGTATGTCAGAGATCAGCTCATAAAAATCCCTAATCTCTCTGAAATCATTGCAAACGGAGACACAAAGGTCTCTGTTCAGCTGCAATATGAATATGAAATCGGTGTAGATTTTCGTTTAGTTACTCTTGATGAATTTGCTACCACACTTCATCATTTTACCGGTTCAAAGGATCACAACGTAAAAATGCGGCAGCTTGCAAAGGAACGCGGCGAAAAAATAAGCGAATATGGTGTGGAAAATAGTGAGACAGGTGAAATCACAACTTTTTCAACAGAAGAAGAATTTTACGCTCACTTTGATCTTCCTTTCTTTCCGCCTGAAATCCGAGAAGACGGAACAGAAGTAGAAAAATACCTGAAGGAGACCAAGCTGATATCTGCCGATGATATAAAAGGCGATCTTCATATGCACTCAACTTGGAGCGATGGAGCTTTTACAATCAGTGAAATGGCAGAAGCGTGCAGAATGCGCGGGTATGAGTATATGGCTATTACGGATCATTCCCAGTATCTTAAAGTGGCAAATGGCCTGACTCCTGAACGATTGAAAGCTCAGCGGGATGAGATTGACAAATTAAATGAACAATATGAGGATTTTAAAATCTTTGCAGGAGTTGAAATGGACATTCTGCCGGATGGCACTCTTGATTATGATGATGAAGTATTAGAAGGCATGGACTTTGTCATTGCATCCATTCATTCCAGCTTTTCTCAATCACAGGAGATCATTATGCAGCGCCTGAAGACGGCTCTTGAAAGTCATCATGTGGATATGATCGCACACCCTACAGGCAGACTAATAGGCAAGAGAAACGGATATGAGCCGGATGTTGAGATGCTGATTCAGCTTGCAAAAGAAACGAATACTGTTTTAGAGCTGAATGCAAATCCGAACAGATTGGATTTGAGTGCTGAGCACATTAAAAAAGCACATGAATCAGGTGTAAAACTTGCAATTAATACAGATGCACATAATATAGACATGCTTGAAGATATGAAAACAGGTGTTTCAACAGCAATTAAAGGATGGGTGAAAGCAGAGAACGTAATCAATACTTGGGATCTGAATCAACTGCAATCCTTTTTTAACAGGCATAATAAATAG
- a CDS encoding CvpA family protein, whose protein sequence is MLDIALFIILAMGLLVGIKRGFILQFIHLTGFIIAYIVAYKYFGVLAPKLELWVPYPTLGESGSAISFFTGGNLEDAYYRAVAFVILFIGTKILMQVVGSMLDFVTYLPILKQLNKWAGAILGFLEIYLILFILLFIGGLLPVPEVQSAMGDSGLAKVIVHHTPYFSDKVQELWLQYAPN, encoded by the coding sequence ATGCTTGATATTGCACTTTTCATCATCCTGGCAATGGGCCTATTAGTCGGAATAAAACGCGGCTTTATTCTTCAATTCATACATCTTACTGGGTTTATCATCGCCTATATTGTAGCATATAAATACTTTGGTGTTTTGGCGCCAAAGTTAGAGCTGTGGGTTCCATACCCAACGCTTGGCGAGAGCGGATCGGCTATTTCCTTTTTTACAGGCGGAAATCTTGAAGATGCCTACTATAGAGCCGTAGCGTTTGTCATTTTATTTATCGGCACAAAGATCTTGATGCAAGTAGTAGGATCTATGCTTGATTTTGTTACATACCTTCCAATCCTTAAACAGCTGAATAAATGGGCTGGCGCCATTTTGGGATTTCTTGAAATCTATTTAATTCTTTTTATCTTGCTGTTTATTGGCGGGCTGCTTCCGGTTCCGGAAGTACAGTCAGCAATGGGGGATTCAGGACTTGCAAAAGTAATCGTTCATCACACGCCGTATTTTTCTGATAAAGTTCAGGAATTATGGCTGCAATACGCACCGAATTAA
- the zapA gene encoding cell division protein ZapA produces the protein MEDFSLDNHSKKKTTVDIYGQQFSIVGTESTSHVRLVASIVDDKMREISSKSPNLDINKLAVLTAVNVVHDYLKLRDEFEKLEKQIIEKD, from the coding sequence ATGGAGGATTTTTCGTTGGATAACCACTCAAAAAAGAAAACGACAGTTGATATATATGGACAGCAATTTTCAATAGTAGGCACGGAAAGCACAAGTCATGTGCGCCTGGTGGCTTCTATTGTTGATGATAAAATGCGTGAAATCAGCAGCAAAAGTCCTAATCTTGATATTAATAAGCTGGCAGTCTTAACTGCAGTGAATGTTGTGCATGACTATTTAAAATTAAGAGATGAATTTGAAAAACTAGAGAAACAAATCATAGAAAAGGATTGA
- the rnhC gene encoding ribonuclease HIII produces MSNAVIKIDQPTILKMKSYYSSDLGTKLPPGAVFTAKSNGCTITAYKSGKVLFQGNLAAEEAEKWSKPEQKTTKKTSKPLTVFSPPANISSLSIIGSDEVGTGDFFGPITVVAAYVKKEQIPLLQELGVKDSKHLNDKQITAIAKNLLSIVPYSLLVLHNEKYNQLQSTGMSQGKMKAILHNQAINKLYDKIEPEVPEAVLIDQFAEPSIYFKHLSGNSYRKENTFFSTKAEGIHLAVAAASILARYAFLKEMDRLSEKAGMTLPKGAGAKVDEAAAAIIVKKGESTLKSLTKFHFANTDKAKKLAARKKG; encoded by the coding sequence TTGTCCAATGCCGTTATTAAAATCGATCAGCCGACCATCCTGAAAATGAAATCCTACTACTCTTCGGATTTGGGCACAAAGCTCCCGCCGGGTGCAGTATTTACCGCTAAATCAAATGGATGTACCATTACTGCCTATAAGTCAGGAAAAGTTCTGTTTCAAGGTAATCTGGCAGCGGAAGAAGCAGAAAAGTGGTCTAAGCCTGAGCAAAAGACTACTAAGAAAACTTCGAAGCCACTTACTGTTTTTAGTCCGCCGGCCAACATATCCTCTCTCTCCATCATAGGATCGGATGAAGTCGGAACCGGTGATTTCTTCGGCCCGATCACCGTGGTTGCAGCCTATGTGAAAAAAGAGCAGATTCCGCTGCTTCAGGAATTAGGCGTAAAAGATTCGAAGCATTTAAATGATAAACAAATTACAGCCATTGCCAAAAATCTGCTGTCTATCGTACCCTACAGTCTGCTGGTCCTGCATAATGAAAAATACAATCAGCTGCAGAGCACTGGTATGTCACAAGGGAAAATGAAGGCTATCCTTCATAATCAGGCAATCAACAAACTTTACGACAAAATTGAGCCGGAAGTGCCGGAAGCTGTGCTGATCGATCAATTTGCAGAGCCTTCCATCTATTTCAAGCATCTTAGCGGAAATTCCTACCGTAAAGAAAATACTTTTTTCAGCACAAAAGCAGAAGGAATACACCTTGCGGTTGCAGCTGCTTCTATTTTGGCAAGATACGCCTTCCTTAAGGAGATGGATCGTCTGTCTGAAAAAGCCGGCATGACACTTCCTAAAGGGGCTGGAGCGAAGGTTGACGAAGCTGCAGCAGCAATAATTGTGAAAAAAGGGGAAAGCACATTAAAAAGCTTAACAAAGTTTCATTTTGCCAATACAGACAAAGCAAAAAAATTGGCTGCAAGAAAAAAAGGATAG
- the bioD gene encoding dethiobiotin synthase has product MSGVFVTGTDTGIGKTFVTAYLLGILQRSGIKAVPYKPVQSGGRREEGILVAEDIEEYRLAANLPYQQEELCTYCLEEPVSPHLAAKISGVKIDKNRLVNQYLKLQKENDLVIVEGAGGLAVPIAENEDEIYLTKDLIKELDIPVLIVTHPSLGTINHSLLTAEYAKKNDISILGFIINNVSEEESLMEQDNVRMIEILSGVPVIGKIPYSKGKFESLLNRESLISLEQIVKKQRQNH; this is encoded by the coding sequence ATGAGCGGAGTATTTGTTACAGGCACAGACACAGGCATTGGCAAAACGTTTGTAACGGCGTATTTACTCGGAATTCTTCAGCGTTCCGGTATAAAAGCCGTACCGTACAAACCAGTTCAAAGTGGCGGAAGGCGGGAGGAGGGTATTCTTGTCGCAGAGGATATTGAAGAATATCGTCTGGCTGCAAATCTGCCCTACCAGCAAGAAGAGCTTTGTACATACTGTCTGGAAGAACCCGTGTCACCCCATTTAGCCGCAAAAATATCAGGTGTTAAAATCGATAAGAACCGTTTGGTCAATCAATATCTCAAGCTTCAAAAGGAAAATGATCTTGTGATCGTAGAAGGTGCAGGCGGTCTCGCAGTCCCTATTGCTGAAAATGAAGATGAAATCTATTTAACGAAAGATCTAATTAAAGAGCTCGACATTCCTGTCCTGATTGTCACTCATCCCTCGCTTGGAACGATAAATCATTCATTGCTGACAGCAGAATATGCAAAGAAAAATGATATATCGATCCTTGGATTTATCATCAACAATGTGTCTGAGGAAGAGTCTTTAATGGAACAGGACAATGTGCGGATGATTGAAATCTTGAGCGGGGTGCCTGTGATTGGGAAAATTCCATACTCGAAGGGAAAGTTTGAAAGTCTATTAAATAGAGAGTCTCTTATTTCCTTGGAACAAATCGTGAAAAAACAGCGGCAAAATCATTGA
- a CDS encoding biotin transporter BioY, giving the protein MKRSLSVYSISVVSMFAALTAVGAFIKIPMPVIPFTLQILFVYLAGALLGSKLGSMSQCLYIAIGLSGLPVFSNGGGLSYIFQPTFGYLMGFAAASFVIGYILERCNQPKLKHFLFAHFTGLIIVYLFGVGYLYLSLNTWIGTGISFGAAFYSGFLLSIFGDLLLCFGASLLALRLYKSVRRPLEKGQVSYFGAAKG; this is encoded by the coding sequence ATGAAGCGTTCGCTGTCGGTTTATTCCATTTCAGTTGTATCAATGTTTGCAGCTTTAACAGCAGTAGGAGCATTTATTAAAATACCGATGCCTGTTATTCCATTTACATTGCAGATTCTATTTGTCTACCTTGCAGGTGCTCTGCTGGGCAGCAAGCTTGGATCAATGAGTCAATGTCTTTATATTGCAATCGGACTTTCCGGACTGCCGGTATTTTCAAACGGTGGAGGGCTTTCCTATATTTTTCAGCCGACATTCGGTTATTTAATGGGATTTGCTGCCGCCAGTTTTGTCATTGGCTATATCCTTGAGAGATGCAATCAGCCGAAGCTGAAGCATTTTCTGTTCGCCCATTTTACTGGTCTTATCATTGTGTATTTGTTCGGCGTAGGCTATTTATATCTCTCGTTAAACACCTGGATTGGAACAGGCATTTCTTTTGGTGCAGCATTTTACAGCGGTTTTTTGCTGAGTATATTCGGCGACTTGCTTCTTTGTTTTGGAGCATCGCTATTAGCATTAAGATTGTATAAATCTGTGCGCAGGCCGTTAGAAAAAGGTCAAGTATCCTATTTTGGGGCAGCTAAAGGATGA
- the bioA gene encoding adenosylmethionine--8-amino-7-oxononanoate transaminase — MYKSPALTEITYEELAAKNKQYIWHPFTQMKDYIEDQPVIIAEGKGLKLIDVNGKDYWDGVSSIWLNVHGHNVRELNEAITQQLDKVAHSTLLGMANVPAILLAEKVIKLMPDGLSKVFYSDSGATSVEIAVKMAFQYWQHKGKETKRQFITMKEAYHGDTIGAVSVGAIDLFHKAYSSLLFDCIKIPYPTVYRSPYGNSETVIVHELLKELETLLAQRSDEIAALIIEPIVQGASGIIVMPEGYLRGVRELCTKYEVLMIADEVATGFGRTGKMFACEHEHVTPDFLTAGKGLTGGYLPVAITVASEEIYTAFLGDYEEQKTFFHGHSYTGNPLGCAVAIANLELIEKRNLIQEVEIMSEYLASQLTAFSQLAHVGDIRQKGFMIGIELVRDKDTAEPFDWKDRVGVKVCRRARELGMLLRPLGNVIVFMPPLAAAKEELDEMTDILYQSIRDVTEKN; from the coding sequence ATGTATAAAAGTCCGGCACTCACTGAAATCACCTACGAAGAACTGGCAGCTAAGAACAAGCAATATATTTGGCATCCTTTTACCCAAATGAAAGATTACATAGAGGATCAGCCTGTTATTATCGCTGAAGGAAAAGGCCTAAAACTAATTGACGTAAACGGCAAAGACTATTGGGATGGCGTCTCTTCCATCTGGTTAAATGTGCACGGCCACAATGTAAGAGAATTAAATGAAGCTATCACTCAGCAGCTGGATAAAGTAGCACACTCCACCCTGCTTGGAATGGCCAATGTTCCTGCCATTCTTTTGGCTGAAAAAGTCATTAAACTTATGCCAGATGGCCTCAGCAAAGTGTTTTATTCAGACTCAGGTGCAACTTCTGTAGAGATTGCTGTTAAAATGGCCTTTCAATACTGGCAGCATAAAGGAAAAGAAACTAAGAGACAATTTATCACTATGAAGGAAGCTTATCATGGAGATACGATTGGCGCGGTTTCAGTGGGAGCCATCGACCTGTTTCATAAAGCCTATTCATCCCTGCTTTTTGACTGCATTAAAATTCCTTATCCAACGGTATACCGTTCACCATACGGCAATTCTGAAACAGTCATCGTTCATGAATTGTTAAAAGAGTTAGAGACTCTGTTGGCACAGCGTTCTGATGAAATTGCTGCTCTGATTATTGAACCAATTGTACAAGGTGCAAGCGGAATTATTGTGATGCCTGAAGGTTATCTGAGAGGCGTGAGAGAGCTTTGTACCAAATATGAGGTTCTTATGATAGCGGATGAAGTCGCTACGGGGTTTGGCAGAACAGGGAAAATGTTTGCATGTGAGCACGAACATGTAACTCCTGATTTTTTAACAGCCGGAAAAGGATTGACAGGCGGATATCTCCCTGTCGCAATTACAGTTGCTTCTGAAGAGATTTACACTGCATTTTTAGGAGACTATGAGGAGCAAAAAACGTTTTTCCATGGCCACAGTTACACCGGAAACCCTTTAGGGTGTGCTGTTGCCATTGCAAATCTTGAATTAATAGAGAAGCGGAATTTAATACAGGAAGTGGAGATCATGTCAGAATATCTGGCAAGTCAATTAACAGCTTTTTCACAATTAGCCCACGTGGGTGATATTCGGCAAAAAGGATTTATGATCGGGATAGAATTAGTAAGGGATAAGGATACAGCCGAGCCGTTTGATTGGAAGGACAGGGTGGGAGTTAAAGTCTGCAGACGTGCTAGAGAGCTCGGCATGCTCCTCAGACCACTGGGAAATGTCATTGTGTTTATGCCGCCGCTTGCAGCTGCAAAAGAGGAATTGGACGAGATGACTGACATACTTTATCAGTCTATCAGAGACGTTACTGAGAAAAACTGA
- the pheT gene encoding phenylalanine--tRNA ligase subunit beta, giving the protein MFVSYKWLQNYVDLSGISAEELAEKITRSGIEVEGVEALNEGMSGVVIGQVLEKEQHPNADKLNKCLVDVGGELPVQIICGAANVDKGQKVAVATVGAVLPGNFKIKKAKLRGEESNGMICSLQELGIESKLVAKEFSEGIFVFPNDVQPGADALAELSRDDQILELGLTPNRSDCLSMLGVAHEVAAILGRSVTYPDLTHEEASEKASDFISVTVKAKEENPLYVAKVIRNVRIAPSPLWLQTRLMAAGIRPHNNVVDITNYVLIEYGQPLHAFDYDRLGSKEILVRLAEAGEEIITLDGQKRVLTPEHLVITNGKEPVALAGVMGGENSEVHSDTTTILLESAYFNGQTVRKASKDHGLRSEASARFEKGVDPNRVRAAAERAAQLMMELAGGEVLNGSSEVNYLEAEPAVVSIHADKINKVLGMNISVNEIQSIFTRLGFEVKEDNGTFTVTVPTRRGDITIEEDLIEEVARLYGYDNIPSTFPVSASSPGRLTEYQSNRRKARRYLEGAGLYQAITYSLTSEEKASQFALEASDYTRLAMPMSEERSVLRLSLVPHLLETLKYNLARQNDQVALYEMSSVFISNGAGEQPVEKERLSGAITGLWHLNQWQGEKKPVDFYVVKGILDGLFDVLGLKEQIIYKQAKRDGLHPGRTAEILLNGITAGFIGQVHPKLQKQMDLTETYVFELALQQLLEANLEELKFSVIPRFPSMTRDIALVVDREIVAGDLKETISEAGGKLLKEVSVFDLYEGDKLEENKKSLAFSLRYFDPERTLTDEEVTKAHEKVLRAVEEKYAAVLRG; this is encoded by the coding sequence ATGTTTGTTTCATATAAATGGCTGCAGAATTACGTTGATCTCAGCGGAATATCAGCAGAAGAACTGGCAGAAAAAATCACTAGAAGCGGGATTGAAGTAGAAGGAGTTGAAGCACTGAACGAGGGTATGAGCGGTGTTGTCATCGGTCAAGTTCTTGAAAAAGAACAACACCCTAATGCAGATAAACTGAACAAATGTTTAGTCGATGTCGGGGGAGAACTGCCTGTACAAATCATTTGCGGTGCTGCAAATGTCGATAAAGGCCAAAAAGTAGCAGTTGCAACTGTGGGTGCAGTTCTTCCTGGAAACTTTAAGATTAAAAAAGCTAAGCTGCGCGGTGAAGAATCAAACGGAATGATTTGTTCTCTTCAGGAGCTCGGAATTGAGTCGAAGCTTGTGGCAAAAGAATTTTCTGAAGGGATTTTTGTTTTCCCGAATGACGTTCAGCCAGGTGCAGATGCTCTAGCTGAGCTGAGCCGTGATGATCAGATTCTTGAACTGGGGTTAACTCCGAACCGTTCAGATTGCTTAAGCATGCTTGGTGTTGCACATGAGGTAGCTGCGATTTTAGGAAGAAGTGTCACATATCCTGATCTTACACATGAGGAAGCTTCTGAAAAGGCATCAGATTTTATTTCTGTAACCGTAAAGGCCAAAGAAGAGAATCCTTTATATGTTGCTAAAGTGATCCGCAATGTACGAATTGCTCCATCACCTCTTTGGCTTCAAACAAGGTTAATGGCTGCAGGAATTCGTCCGCACAATAATGTTGTGGATATTACCAACTATGTATTAATCGAATACGGTCAGCCTTTGCATGCCTTTGACTATGACCGCTTAGGTTCAAAAGAAATTCTTGTTCGCCTTGCTGAAGCAGGGGAAGAAATCATTACATTAGATGGACAGAAACGTGTTCTTACTCCTGAACACCTTGTGATAACAAATGGGAAAGAGCCTGTTGCTCTAGCAGGCGTGATGGGTGGAGAAAATTCTGAAGTTCATTCAGATACAACAACGATCCTGCTTGAGTCTGCGTACTTCAACGGTCAAACCGTCCGCAAAGCTTCCAAGGATCATGGGCTGCGCAGTGAAGCTAGTGCACGTTTTGAAAAGGGCGTTGATCCAAACCGTGTCCGCGCTGCAGCAGAACGTGCAGCACAATTAATGATGGAGCTTGCAGGCGGAGAAGTATTAAATGGATCTTCAGAAGTGAACTACTTAGAAGCAGAGCCTGCTGTTGTCAGCATTCATGCGGATAAAATCAACAAAGTGCTCGGCATGAACATTTCAGTAAATGAAATTCAGTCGATCTTCACTCGTCTTGGCTTTGAAGTAAAGGAAGATAACGGAACGTTTACGGTTACTGTTCCGACAAGACGCGGAGACATTACGATTGAAGAAGATTTAATTGAAGAAGTAGCAAGACTGTATGGCTATGATAATATTCCATCAACATTCCCGGTCAGCGCTTCTTCACCAGGCAGACTGACTGAATATCAGTCAAACCGCCGCAAAGCACGCCGTTATCTGGAAGGAGCAGGCTTGTACCAGGCGATTACGTATTCTTTAACAAGTGAAGAAAAAGCATCTCAATTTGCTCTTGAAGCATCAGATTATACTCGTCTTGCTATGCCGATGAGCGAAGAGCGAAGCGTCCTCCGCTTAAGCTTGGTTCCGCATTTGCTGGAAACGCTGAAATACAATCTTGCTCGTCAAAATGACCAAGTAGCGCTTTATGAAATGAGTTCGGTTTTCATTTCAAATGGAGCAGGCGAACAGCCTGTTGAAAAAGAACGACTAAGCGGTGCTATTACTGGTTTGTGGCATTTAAATCAATGGCAGGGAGAAAAGAAGCCTGTTGATTTCTATGTAGTAAAAGGAATTCTTGATGGATTGTTTGATGTCCTTGGGCTGAAAGAGCAAATCATATACAAACAAGCTAAGCGCGATGGGCTGCATCCTGGACGTACGGCAGAAATCTTGCTAAATGGGATCACTGCCGGATTCATCGGCCAAGTTCATCCAAAGCTTCAAAAACAAATGGATCTAACTGAAACATATGTATTTGAACTTGCTTTACAGCAGCTGCTGGAGGCGAATCTGGAAGAATTAAAGTTTTCTGTGATCCCTCGCTTTCCTTCAATGACACGGGATATTGCCCTTGTTGTTGACAGAGAAATTGTCGCAGGCGATCTTAAAGAAACGATTTCTGAAGCAGGCGGAAAGCTTCTAAAAGAAGTGTCTGTATTCGATCTATATGAAGGCGATAAACTGGAAGAAAATAAAAAGTCTCTCGCCTTCTCTCTGCGCTATTTCGACCCGGAGCGCACATTAACGGATGAAGAAGTAACGAAAGCTCATGAAAAAGTGCTTCGTGCAGTTGAAGAGAAATACGCAGCTGTGCTGAGAGGTTAA
- the pheS gene encoding phenylalanine--tRNA ligase subunit alpha codes for MQEQLKQLQLEALEKIQTANDLKSLNDIRVSYLGKKGPITEALRGMGKLSAEERPLMGALANEVRESIATSIAAKQEGLEEAAVEEKLAAETIDVTLPGRPVRSGNHHPITAVIEEIEDLFLGMGYSVEEGPEVETDYFNFEALNLPKGHPARDMQDSFYITDETLLRTHTSPVQARTMQKYKGQGPVKIICPGKVYRRDNDDATHSHQFTQIEGLVIDENISMSDLKGTLEAFAKKMFGEDREIRLRPSFFPFTEPSVEIDVSCFACGGHGCNVCKGTGWIEILGAGMVHPNVLEMAGFDSKKYSGFAFGMGPERIAMLKYGIDDIRHYYTNDVRFLKQFKRA; via the coding sequence ATGCAGGAGCAACTGAAACAGCTTCAGTTAGAAGCACTTGAAAAAATACAAACTGCTAATGATTTAAAAAGCCTGAATGACATCCGTGTCTCATACTTAGGCAAAAAAGGACCGATTACAGAAGCGCTTCGCGGTATGGGAAAACTATCTGCAGAAGAGCGTCCGTTAATGGGTGCCCTTGCAAATGAGGTCCGCGAAAGCATTGCAACAAGCATTGCAGCAAAACAGGAGGGACTGGAGGAAGCTGCGGTTGAGGAAAAATTGGCAGCAGAAACAATCGATGTAACTCTTCCTGGACGCCCGGTCCGATCTGGAAACCATCATCCTATCACAGCTGTTATTGAGGAAATTGAAGATCTTTTCCTCGGAATGGGCTATTCAGTAGAAGAAGGCCCTGAAGTTGAAACGGATTATTTTAACTTTGAAGCATTGAACCTTCCTAAAGGACATCCTGCCCGGGATATGCAGGATTCATTCTACATTACAGATGAAACGCTGCTTCGTACACACACATCCCCTGTTCAGGCTAGAACGATGCAAAAGTATAAAGGGCAAGGTCCTGTTAAAATTATTTGTCCGGGTAAAGTGTACCGCCGCGACAACGACGATGCGACACATTCTCATCAATTCACTCAAATTGAAGGGTTAGTGATTGATGAAAACATCAGCATGAGCGATTTAAAAGGAACACTGGAAGCCTTTGCTAAAAAGATGTTTGGTGAGGACAGAGAAATTCGTTTGCGCCCAAGTTTCTTCCCATTTACAGAGCCTTCAGTCGAGATTGATGTTTCATGCTTTGCATGCGGAGGACATGGATGCAATGTATGTAAGGGCACTGGCTGGATTGAAATTTTAGGTGCAGGAATGGTTCATCCGAACGTGCTTGAAATGGCTGGATTTGACTCGAAAAAATACAGCGGATTTGCATTTGGAATGGGACCTGAGCGCATTGCCATGCTGAAATACGGCATTGACGATATTCGCCACTATTACACAAATGATGTACGATTCTTAAAACAATTTAAAAGAGCATAA
- a CDS encoding RNA methyltransferase has protein sequence MKRIESVQNQKVKQWRKLHTKKERDTTNTFLIEGLHLVEEALKDKSVIKELIISEEASIPSHWNADDLPIIYVTKEIMKAISETESPQGAAAVCFQSEKHEISAWKKVVLIDAIQDPGNLGTIIRTADAAGMDGVILGDGTVDAYNSKVVRSSQGSIFHIPIVKRKLNEAISELKLQNVSIYGTSLQNGVDYRKTEAAASFGLLIGNEGSGVNKEYLQLTDQNLYIPILGKAESLNAGIAAGILLYHCIGDQ, from the coding sequence GTGAAACGAATTGAATCTGTACAAAATCAAAAGGTAAAGCAGTGGCGTAAATTACATACCAAAAAAGAACGAGACACAACGAATACATTTTTAATTGAAGGCTTGCATTTAGTAGAAGAAGCCTTAAAAGATAAATCAGTGATTAAAGAATTGATCATTTCAGAAGAAGCATCCATTCCATCTCATTGGAATGCGGATGATCTGCCGATTATATATGTAACGAAAGAAATCATGAAAGCTATCTCTGAAACAGAATCGCCACAGGGTGCAGCTGCAGTCTGTTTTCAATCAGAAAAGCACGAAATCAGTGCCTGGAAAAAGGTCGTGCTGATAGATGCCATTCAGGACCCGGGCAATCTGGGAACAATCATCAGGACTGCAGATGCAGCAGGGATGGATGGAGTCATTCTTGGAGACGGAACTGTGGATGCATACAATTCAAAGGTTGTCCGTTCCAGTCAGGGATCAATTTTTCATATTCCAATTGTAAAAAGAAAATTGAATGAGGCAATCTCAGAGCTTAAACTGCAAAATGTCTCTATATACGGAACCTCGCTTCAAAATGGTGTTGATTACCGCAAAACCGAAGCAGCAGCTTCATTTGGTCTGCTTATTGGCAATGAGGGAAGCGGAGTAAATAAAGAATATCTACAGCTCACTGATCAAAATCTGTACATTCCGATTCTAGGAAAAGCAGAATCCTTAAATGCAGGAATTGCAGCAGGCATTCTTTTGTATCATTGTATAGGGGATCAATAA
- the sspI gene encoding small acid-soluble spore protein SspI, with protein sequence MDLNLRNAIISNVSGNDQGQLEDTIVDAIQNGEEKMLPGLGVLFEVIWQNSSEDEKNEMLTILEEGLKKK encoded by the coding sequence TTGGATTTAAATCTAAGAAATGCCATTATCTCAAATGTATCAGGCAATGACCAAGGTCAGCTTGAGGATACGATTGTAGATGCGATTCAAAACGGCGAAGAAAAAATGCTTCCTGGCTTAGGCGTTCTGTTCGAAGTGATCTGGCAGAATTCCAGCGAAGATGAGAAAAATGAAATGCTGACGATTCTTGAAGAAGGTTTAAAGAAGAAATAA